AACTATTAGTGAAAACTCGCCTCTATATATATGCAAGCCGATTCCCAATATCATGATTACGCATAAGCCAATGGCAGCAACTGATGTCAGGATCTGCAGCTTTCCGGTGATTCCGGGGAGAAGTAAGCCTATACAACCTATGATTTCACTGATACCGATAAAGCGTACTAATTCTTTCGGTACGTCTTTCACCCAGGAAATGTTCATCCTGGCTGTTTCATAATTGAAAGCTTTCATTATCCCTCCCGCCAAAAATACAGCCGCCAGCATCAGTTGAATAATCCAAAGTGCAACATTCATATAGTCCCGGTTTTTATGATTGTTCATTTTATGATCTACATTTTTATTTAAATGAAGTAAGCGCATCTTGTGAACGATAAATGTGTTACAGGTTGAGGAAACGGATGTTCTTTTTATTTCTTAATTCAGGTTTATGGTTTTATCTGCAGGTCACCTGGTAAGATATCGATGCCAGGTAACTGTCTGGCCAAATAGTGCCACCCCGATAAATCCACGCAAATGAAATTTATCACCCTCCATCCATGCTTTGCATTTATATGATTTTCCACTACGTGGATCATAAATAACGCCATCGATATATTCTTTTCCATCCCATTTTAATCCATTCAAATTTACAATGCCTATAATATTCCTGGAACGTAGTTTTTCATCCGGGTTGTGCGAATCTTTTTTTGATGTTTTACCATCCGATTCAAGGTGGTCTGCGCCCCATAGCATCCTTCCCCGGTATTGCCCCCCATCTTTAAATATTTCCATCCGGCCATCTTTTTTATCAGTTTCTCATACTCCTGTAATCGCTTGCTGATTTGACTGAGCATGTAGTGCAGTTCCTGCAAAAAGTATTATAAAAAATGTAACATGCAGTGCTTTCATACTTTCCAATTTTTAGTGTTGATAATATTTTTCATCGATAGTGATGGCCTTACAAAAGTATGTACCTTTGTACCTGTTATGTAGGCGGTTACCTGAGGGAAACCACTTACCTATAGGTAACCGAAATCAGGATTTAAATGGATAAATTACTCCACCAGGATTGCCTTGGTGCACTTTTGCCGATAAGAGATGCAATGGAGGTGATAAATGGGAAGTGGAAGCTGCAAATTCTCATATCAATTCTAGGAGGAAACAAGCGGTTTAAAGCAATCGAAAGAAGCATACCTGGAATTACTGGTAAGGTGCTAACAAAGGAATTGAAAGACCTGGAAGCACATGAATTAATCTCCAGAATAGTTTATGATAAGGCTTCGACATATATCGAATATAAGACAACGGATTATGCCCAAACACTTCAACCCGTGTTCCTGGCCTTGCTTAAATGGGGAAAAGACCATCGGAAAAGAATTATGCGAAAGCAATAAAAAATAGAAGAAGGTCGATTGAATCCATATTTATTTTAATAGACATCTGTCGTCGGGACTTCCTTCCTGCAAACTAATAAGCAGGGCTCCAAATGAGAATGATACCAAACTGTATAAATCTGATTATACAATTTAGTATCATTCACCACGCTGAAAGTTAAGCTAAAAGTTATTGAAATTTCCACTTCACCTGGTTACAATATTTTCTACTTATATAACAACTTCTATCTGGAATAAACTTACCGTAGCGTTATTATAATGGGAGGGGAGACCGTTCGTGTTTCTAAGTTTAGATAATCCCAGAAAAGTGAAGCCGCATTTCTCATAATAATTTATAAGTCCACGGTTATCTCCAACAGTGTCCATTCGCACAAATTTCTTGTTGTTCTCCAGTGCAAACCTTTTCGCCCATTCAGTAATCGATCCGACTAAGTTTTGTCCACGGAAATCTGGATTTGTAGCAATTC
This window of the Chitinophaga sp. Cy-1792 genome carries:
- a CDS encoding DoxX family protein, giving the protein MRLLHLNKNVDHKMNNHKNRDYMNVALWIIQLMLAAVFLAGGIMKAFNYETARMNISWVKDVPKELVRFIGISEIIGCIGLLLPGITGKLQILTSVAAIGLCVIMILGIGLHIYRGEFSLIVVNVILFSLAAFVAYGRWQACKPAKF
- a CDS encoding GNAT family N-acetyltransferase, producing the protein MEIRNSTSKDIDEIFRLYKIATDFQKTKFTVHWPEFEQSLIATEIAEYRQWKILIDNKIACVWVTTFSDPQIWEEYNADPSVYIHRIATNPDFRGQNLVGSITEWAKRFALENNKKFVRMDTVGDNRGLINYYEKCGFTFLGLSKLRNTNGLPSHYNNATVSLFQIEVVI
- a CDS encoding helix-turn-helix domain-containing protein translates to MDKLLHQDCLGALLPIRDAMEVINGKWKLQILISILGGNKRFKAIERSIPGITGKVLTKELKDLEAHELISRIVYDKASTYIEYKTTDYAQTLQPVFLALLKWGKDHRKRIMRKQ